Proteins encoded together in one Impatiens glandulifera chromosome 1, dImpGla2.1, whole genome shotgun sequence window:
- the LOC124918990 gene encoding major facilitator superfamily domain-containing protein 12-like isoform X2: MPSDTGDEESCAKPLGRLPVLFYGVGHMLNDITSACWFTYLLVFLTEIGLSPRNAAVVMLSGQVADAFTTIFAGELIDRFGHFKIWHGAGSVLVAVSFSSVFGGCLPCNILGTDSSTLETIGYSTFAAIFNVGWAATQVSHMAMVNCITLDSTNRVVLNSCRNAFTMVANLTLYAVALIVFNLSSSATLFDIENQYRWIAYLSIFIGCCFVGIFLLWTKEPRLKQGVHGRSYARISWSYWFKKLLYYQVALVYMLTRLVTNVSQSFLAFFVINELRMAQSSKALVPGIIYICSFIVSILLQEISWTGKRVKGFYSAGGVLWILCGASILFLPSHLNFLMYPLSIVIGIANALIMVTAISMQSFLVGQDLNGCAFVYGSLSFLDKMSCGIALYLLESYQNTSRDLQGCNAIVACFTVTRNAFGLVPAICALIGVVATYTMELHTSSPKPILEPLLLA, encoded by the exons ATGCCAAGTGATACGGGAGATGAAGAATCTTGTGCTAAGCCCCTTGGAAGATTGCCTGTCTTATTCTATGGCGTGGGACACATGCTCAATGACATCACATCAGCTTGTTGGTTCACATATCTCCTAGTCTTTTTGACGGAAATTGGACTATCCCCAAG GAATGCTGCTGTTGTCATGCTCTCAGGTCAGGTAGCTGATGCATTTACCACTATATTTGCTGGTGAACTG ATAGACAGGTTTGGACATTTCAAAATATGGCATGGTGCTGGCTCTGTTCTGGTTGCTGTTTCCTTTTCTTCTGTATTTGGTGGCTGTTTACCTTGTAACATCCTTGGTACCGATTCATCTACTTTGGAAACCATTGGATATAGCACATTTGCTGCAATATTCAATGTTGGCTGGGCGGCAACTCAAGTTTCTCACAT GGCTATGGTGAATTGCATTACCCTTGACTCAACAAATAGAGTGGTGCTGAATAGTTGTCGTAACGCCTTTACAATG GTTGCCAATCTCACACTGTATGCAGTTGCTTTAATTGTCTTCAATTTAAGCTCGTCAGCTACCCTTTTTGACATAGAAAATCAA TATCGCTGGATTGCTTATTTGTCTATTTTCATTGGATGCTGCTTTGTTGGTATATTTCTTCTGTGGACCAAAGAACCAAG ACTGAAGCAAGGAGTCCATGGTAGAAGTTATGCAAGGATATCTTGGTCTTATTGGTTTAAAAAGCTCCTGTACTACCAAGTTGCTCTTGTTTACATGCTTACTCGATTGGTGACCAATGTCTCCCAG tCGTTTCTCGCATTCTTCGTCATTAATGAACTGCGGATGGCTCAATCATCTAAAGCTTTG GTTCCTGGAATCATATATATCTGCAGCTTCATTGTGTCCATCCTTCTGCAG GAAATATCATGGACTGGGAAACGGGTGAAAGGGTTCTACTCTGCTGGAGGCGTTCTTTGGATTCTTTGTGGTGCTTCGATTCTCTTCCTACCAAGCCACCTGAATTTTCTTATGTACCCCTTATCAATAGTGATTGGCATTGCAAATGCCCTTATAATG GTGACTGCTATCAGTATGCAAAGCTTTCTTGTTGGTCAGGATCTGAATGGATGTGCTTTTGTCTACGGATCATTGAGCTTTCTGGACAAAATGTCTTGTGGGATTGCGTTATATTTACTCGAATCTTACCAAA ATACATCAAGAGACTTGCAGGGTTGTAATGCCATAGTGGCCTGTTTTACAGTAACAAGAAA
- the LOC124918990 gene encoding major facilitator superfamily domain-containing protein 12-like isoform X1: protein MPSDTGDEESCAKPLGRLPVLFYGVGHMLNDITSACWFTYLLVFLTEIGLSPRNAAVVMLSGQVADAFTTIFAGELIDRFGHFKIWHGAGSVLVAVSFSSVFGGCLPCNILGTDSSTLETIGYSTFAAIFNVGWAATQVSHMAMVNCITLDSTNRVVLNSCRNAFTMVANLTLYAVALIVFNLSSSATLFDIENQYRWIAYLSIFIGCCFVGIFLLWTKEPRLKQGVHGRSYARISWSYWFKKLLYYQVALVYMLTRLVTNVSQSFLAFFVINELRMAQSSKALVPGIIYICSFIVSILLQEISWTGKRVKGFYSAGGVLWILCGASILFLPSHLNFLMYPLSIVIGIANALIMVTAISMQSFLVGQDLNGCAFVYGSLSFLDKMSCGIALYLLESYQISLADTSRDLQGCNAIVACFTVTRNAFGLVPAICALIGVVATYTMELHTSSPKPILEPLLLA from the exons ATGCCAAGTGATACGGGAGATGAAGAATCTTGTGCTAAGCCCCTTGGAAGATTGCCTGTCTTATTCTATGGCGTGGGACACATGCTCAATGACATCACATCAGCTTGTTGGTTCACATATCTCCTAGTCTTTTTGACGGAAATTGGACTATCCCCAAG GAATGCTGCTGTTGTCATGCTCTCAGGTCAGGTAGCTGATGCATTTACCACTATATTTGCTGGTGAACTG ATAGACAGGTTTGGACATTTCAAAATATGGCATGGTGCTGGCTCTGTTCTGGTTGCTGTTTCCTTTTCTTCTGTATTTGGTGGCTGTTTACCTTGTAACATCCTTGGTACCGATTCATCTACTTTGGAAACCATTGGATATAGCACATTTGCTGCAATATTCAATGTTGGCTGGGCGGCAACTCAAGTTTCTCACAT GGCTATGGTGAATTGCATTACCCTTGACTCAACAAATAGAGTGGTGCTGAATAGTTGTCGTAACGCCTTTACAATG GTTGCCAATCTCACACTGTATGCAGTTGCTTTAATTGTCTTCAATTTAAGCTCGTCAGCTACCCTTTTTGACATAGAAAATCAA TATCGCTGGATTGCTTATTTGTCTATTTTCATTGGATGCTGCTTTGTTGGTATATTTCTTCTGTGGACCAAAGAACCAAG ACTGAAGCAAGGAGTCCATGGTAGAAGTTATGCAAGGATATCTTGGTCTTATTGGTTTAAAAAGCTCCTGTACTACCAAGTTGCTCTTGTTTACATGCTTACTCGATTGGTGACCAATGTCTCCCAG tCGTTTCTCGCATTCTTCGTCATTAATGAACTGCGGATGGCTCAATCATCTAAAGCTTTG GTTCCTGGAATCATATATATCTGCAGCTTCATTGTGTCCATCCTTCTGCAG GAAATATCATGGACTGGGAAACGGGTGAAAGGGTTCTACTCTGCTGGAGGCGTTCTTTGGATTCTTTGTGGTGCTTCGATTCTCTTCCTACCAAGCCACCTGAATTTTCTTATGTACCCCTTATCAATAGTGATTGGCATTGCAAATGCCCTTATAATG GTGACTGCTATCAGTATGCAAAGCTTTCTTGTTGGTCAGGATCTGAATGGATGTGCTTTTGTCTACGGATCATTGAGCTTTCTGGACAAAATGTCTTGTGGGATTGCGTTATATTTACTCGAATCTTACCAAA TTTCTTTAGCAGATACATCAAGAGACTTGCAGGGTTGTAATGCCATAGTGGCCTGTTTTACAGTAACAAGAAA